A single region of the Penaeus chinensis breed Huanghai No. 1 chromosome 41, ASM1920278v2, whole genome shotgun sequence genome encodes:
- the LOC125047524 gene encoding translation factor GUF1, mitochondrial-like isoform X1, whose amino-acid sequence MCSIRFALQTCTCQQQHGLHTSRTQKNKEPEPEVNGFDMKSFPVDSIRNFSIIAHVDHGKSTLADRLLEFTGAIKKDADNKQVLDKLQVERERGITVKAQTASVTYKYKGQTYLLNLIDTPGHVDFSYEVSRSLAACDGVILLVDANEGVQAQTVANFYLAFTNELPILPVLNKIDLKNADPEAVKEQLLNLFEIDPDEVLMISAKKGIGIEKVITGVIESIPSPAKKCNPDAPLRALLFDSWFDRYKGAVCLILVVDGTLRKGDTVASAHTGKTYDIRDLGILTPQERSVQQLFAGQVGYFTANIRSAKEAQVGDTFHRKGIPCEPLEGFRQAKPMVFAGMYPMDQSEHPALRAAIDRLTLNDSSVSINIESSAALGQGWRLGFLGLLHMDVFNQRLEQEHGAQVVVTTPSVPYKVRIHGEKALREYGEEEPTITNPIQWPDPQVIVETSEPVVMGTVITPDSYLGAIISLCQDRRGIQHNLRNLDQNRIIVQYKLPLNEIVVDFYDNLKSVSSGYATFDYEDIGFEPSSLVKLDILLNGNMIDELSTIVHSSRARVVGKQICEKLSNTLPRHLFQIAIQAAVRGRVLARTNIKAVRKDVLAKCYGGDISRKMKLLKRQAEGKKRMKMYGNIEVPREAFINILKR is encoded by the exons ATTTGCCTTGCAGACTTGTACATGCCAGCAACAACATGGCCTACACACCTCTCGCACACAGAAAAATAAGGAACCTGAGCCAGAAGTGAATGGATTTGACATGAAATCATTTCCAGTTGATTCTATTAGAAATTTCTCCATTATTGCTCATGTTGATCATGGCAAAAGTACCTTGGCAGATAGGCTGCTCGAATTTACTG GTGCCATCAAGAAAGATGCTGATAACAAGCAAGTTTTGGATAAACTtcaagttgaaagagagagaggaatcactGTTAAAGCACAAACAGCATCAGTCACTTATAAATACAAAGGCCAG ACCTACCTCTTGAATCTCATAGACACACCAGGACATGTAGATTTCTCCTATGAGGTGTCACGGTCCCTGGCTGCATGTGATGGGGTTATCTTACTCGTGGATGCCAATGAAGGGGTTCAAGCTCAGACAGTAGCCAACTTCTACCTGGCTTTCACTAATGAGTTACCAATCTTACCTGTGCTGAATAAGATCGATCTGAAGAATGCCGATCCCGAAGCTGTTAAAGAACAGCTGTTGAATCTGTTCGAGATTGATCCAGATGAAGTCTTGATG ATATCAGCCAAGAAAGGAATTGGTATAGAAAAAGTTATTACAGGTGTCATAGAATCCATACCATCCCCAGCAAAGAAGTGTAACCCAGATGCTCCACTGCGTGCTTTGTTATTTGATTCTTGGTTTGATAGGTATAAA GGTGCTGTGTGCTTGATTTTGGTTGTGGATGGTACTTTAAGGAAGGGTGATACTGTAGCATCAGCGCATACAGGAAAGACTTACGATATCCGAGACCTTGGGATCCTCACACCTCAAGAAAGATCTGTTCAGCAATT ATTTGCAGGTCAGGTTGGTTATTTCACAGCAAACATCCGATCAGCCAAAGAAGCTCAAGTTGGAGATACGTTTCACCGGAAGGGCATTCCCTGTGAACCACTGGAAGGTTTCAGGCAAGCTAAACCTATG GTATTTGCAGGTATGTACCCAATGGACCAAAGTGAACATCCAGCTCTGAGAGCAGCAATAGATCGTTTAACCCTTAATGATTCTAGTGTCTCTATCAATATTGAGAGCAG TGCTGCCCTAGGTCAAGGTTGGAGGCTTGGTTTTTTGGGTCTCTTGCACATGGATGTATTCAACCAACGTTTAGAACAAGAACATGGAGCACAGGTTGTCGTCACTACACCCTCTGTTCCTTACAAG GTAAGAATACACGGTGAGAAAGCACTTCGTGAATATGGAGAAGAGGAGCCAACTATTACCAATCCGATTCAGTGGCCAGATCCTCAGGTAATTGTAGAGACAAGTGAACCAGTGGTGATGGGCACAGTCATAACACCAG ATTCTTATCTTGGTGCCATTATTAGTTTGTGTCAAGACAGAAGAGGAATTCAGCACAACCTGAGGAATCTAGACCAGAACAGAATAATTGTTCAGTACAAATTGCCATTAAACGAGATTGTGGTAGATTTTTATGACAATTTGAAGTCTGTATCATCAGGTTATGCAACTTTTGACTATGAAGATATCGGATTTGAGCCATCATCTCTCGTTAAG CTGGACATTTTATTGAATGGTAATATGATCGATGAACTATCAACAATTGTCCATTCATCACGAGCAAGAGTTGTAGGAAAGCAAATTTGTGAGAAGTTGAGCAATACACTGCCAAGACATTTATTTCAG ATAGCAATACAAGCAGCTGTACGAGGAAGAGTTTTAGCACGAACAAACATCAAAGCTGTAAGGAAGGATGTACTTgctaagtgt TATGGAGGTGATATTTCAAGAAAGATGAAGCTCCTTAAACGCCAAGCTGAGggcaagaaaagaatgaagatgtATGGAAACATTGAAGTGCCTAGAGAAGCATTTATTAATATACTAAAGAGGTAG
- the LOC125047524 gene encoding translation factor Guf1, mitochondrial-like isoform X2, which yields MSYSLRLSSRVFRKSFRFALQTCTCQQQHGLHTSRTQKNKEPEPEVNGFDMKSFPVDSIRNFSIIAHVDHGKSTLADRLLEFTGAIKKDADNKQVLDKLQVERERGITVKAQTASVTYKYKGQTYLLNLIDTPGHVDFSYEVSRSLAACDGVILLVDANEGVQAQTVANFYLAFTNELPILPVLNKIDLKNADPEAVKEQLLNLFEIDPDEVLMISAKKGIGIEKVITGVIESIPSPAKKCNPDAPLRALLFDSWFDRYKGAVCLILVVDGTLRKGDTVASAHTGKTYDIRDLGILTPQERSVQQLFAGQVGYFTANIRSAKEAQVGDTFHRKGIPCEPLEGFRQAKPMVFAGMYPMDQSEHPALRAAIDRLTLNDSSVSINIESSAALGQGWRLGFLGLLHMDVFNQRLEQEHGAQVVVTTPSVPYKVRIHGEKALREYGEEEPTITNPIQWPDPQVIVETSEPVVMGTVITPDSYLGAIISLCQDRRGIQHNLRNLDQNRIIVQYKLPLNEIVVDFYDNLKSVSSGYATFDYEDIGFEPSSLVKLDILLNGNMIDELSTIVHSSRARVVGKQICEKLSNTLPRHLFQIAIQAAVRGRVLARTNIKAVRKDVLAKCYGGDISRKMKLLKRQAEGKKRMKMYGNIEVPREAFINILKR from the exons ATTTGCCTTGCAGACTTGTACATGCCAGCAACAACATGGCCTACACACCTCTCGCACACAGAAAAATAAGGAACCTGAGCCAGAAGTGAATGGATTTGACATGAAATCATTTCCAGTTGATTCTATTAGAAATTTCTCCATTATTGCTCATGTTGATCATGGCAAAAGTACCTTGGCAGATAGGCTGCTCGAATTTACTG GTGCCATCAAGAAAGATGCTGATAACAAGCAAGTTTTGGATAAACTtcaagttgaaagagagagaggaatcactGTTAAAGCACAAACAGCATCAGTCACTTATAAATACAAAGGCCAG ACCTACCTCTTGAATCTCATAGACACACCAGGACATGTAGATTTCTCCTATGAGGTGTCACGGTCCCTGGCTGCATGTGATGGGGTTATCTTACTCGTGGATGCCAATGAAGGGGTTCAAGCTCAGACAGTAGCCAACTTCTACCTGGCTTTCACTAATGAGTTACCAATCTTACCTGTGCTGAATAAGATCGATCTGAAGAATGCCGATCCCGAAGCTGTTAAAGAACAGCTGTTGAATCTGTTCGAGATTGATCCAGATGAAGTCTTGATG ATATCAGCCAAGAAAGGAATTGGTATAGAAAAAGTTATTACAGGTGTCATAGAATCCATACCATCCCCAGCAAAGAAGTGTAACCCAGATGCTCCACTGCGTGCTTTGTTATTTGATTCTTGGTTTGATAGGTATAAA GGTGCTGTGTGCTTGATTTTGGTTGTGGATGGTACTTTAAGGAAGGGTGATACTGTAGCATCAGCGCATACAGGAAAGACTTACGATATCCGAGACCTTGGGATCCTCACACCTCAAGAAAGATCTGTTCAGCAATT ATTTGCAGGTCAGGTTGGTTATTTCACAGCAAACATCCGATCAGCCAAAGAAGCTCAAGTTGGAGATACGTTTCACCGGAAGGGCATTCCCTGTGAACCACTGGAAGGTTTCAGGCAAGCTAAACCTATG GTATTTGCAGGTATGTACCCAATGGACCAAAGTGAACATCCAGCTCTGAGAGCAGCAATAGATCGTTTAACCCTTAATGATTCTAGTGTCTCTATCAATATTGAGAGCAG TGCTGCCCTAGGTCAAGGTTGGAGGCTTGGTTTTTTGGGTCTCTTGCACATGGATGTATTCAACCAACGTTTAGAACAAGAACATGGAGCACAGGTTGTCGTCACTACACCCTCTGTTCCTTACAAG GTAAGAATACACGGTGAGAAAGCACTTCGTGAATATGGAGAAGAGGAGCCAACTATTACCAATCCGATTCAGTGGCCAGATCCTCAGGTAATTGTAGAGACAAGTGAACCAGTGGTGATGGGCACAGTCATAACACCAG ATTCTTATCTTGGTGCCATTATTAGTTTGTGTCAAGACAGAAGAGGAATTCAGCACAACCTGAGGAATCTAGACCAGAACAGAATAATTGTTCAGTACAAATTGCCATTAAACGAGATTGTGGTAGATTTTTATGACAATTTGAAGTCTGTATCATCAGGTTATGCAACTTTTGACTATGAAGATATCGGATTTGAGCCATCATCTCTCGTTAAG CTGGACATTTTATTGAATGGTAATATGATCGATGAACTATCAACAATTGTCCATTCATCACGAGCAAGAGTTGTAGGAAAGCAAATTTGTGAGAAGTTGAGCAATACACTGCCAAGACATTTATTTCAG ATAGCAATACAAGCAGCTGTACGAGGAAGAGTTTTAGCACGAACAAACATCAAAGCTGTAAGGAAGGATGTACTTgctaagtgt TATGGAGGTGATATTTCAAGAAAGATGAAGCTCCTTAAACGCCAAGCTGAGggcaagaaaagaatgaagatgtATGGAAACATTGAAGTGCCTAGAGAAGCATTTATTAATATACTAAAGAGGTAG